From Streptomyces sp. CMB-StM0423, a single genomic window includes:
- a CDS encoding methionine/alanine import family NSS transporter small subunit, which translates to MSASAIVMLVVAIVIVWGGLVAALLKLRSFPDEPD; encoded by the coding sequence ATGTCGGCGAGCGCCATCGTCATGCTGGTCGTCGCGATCGTGATCGTCTGGGGCGGCCTGGTCGCGGCGCTGCTGAAGCTGCGCAGCTTCCCGGACGAGCCGGACTAG
- a CDS encoding sodium-dependent transporter yields the protein MSNEPRERWGNRAGFLFAAIGSAVGLGNIWRFPYVAYDNGGGAFLLPYLVALLTAGLPLLIMEYVIGRRYRSSPPGAYRQLSRPAEAIGWWQVAICFVISAYYAVILAWAVRYVGFSIDESWGDDPNAFFSEDFLKSGEPGTVSTFVPGVMWPLLGVWLVTLVILWLGVRRGIEWANRVFIPALLVFFGILVVRAVTLDGAGEGLDALFKPDWGALGEGSVWVAAYGQIFFSLSIGFGIMITYASYLGRKSDLSGSALVAGFANSSFEILAGIGVFSVLGFMAAQQGVGVNELATSGVGLAFVAFPAIISSMPGGAFFGVMFFLSLVIAGLTSLVSIVQVQVAAVEDRTGLSRRAAVAIVGGVLTAVSVLAFANDGGLTLLDAADHFINQYGIVLAGLVSVVVVAWVLRRLPLLQRDANATSAVRMGRVWLVCLGLVTPLVLGWMMVDSLRTELDENYGGYPGSFLGWAGWGVAAGALLVGVLAALVPWRHHGDIGGRAPEARPVEDLEPAKEGN from the coding sequence ATGTCCAACGAGCCTCGTGAGCGTTGGGGAAACCGGGCAGGCTTCCTCTTCGCCGCGATCGGATCCGCGGTCGGTCTCGGCAACATCTGGCGCTTTCCCTATGTCGCCTACGACAACGGCGGCGGCGCCTTCCTTCTGCCGTATCTCGTGGCGCTGCTGACGGCGGGACTCCCGCTTCTGATCATGGAATACGTCATCGGCCGCCGCTACCGCTCCTCCCCGCCCGGCGCCTACCGGCAGCTCTCCCGCCCCGCCGAGGCCATCGGCTGGTGGCAGGTGGCGATCTGCTTCGTGATCTCCGCGTACTACGCGGTGATCCTGGCCTGGGCCGTCCGCTATGTCGGCTTCTCGATCGACGAGTCGTGGGGCGACGACCCCAACGCCTTCTTCTCCGAGGACTTCCTCAAGTCCGGCGAACCCGGCACCGTCTCCACCTTCGTACCCGGCGTGATGTGGCCACTGCTGGGGGTGTGGCTGGTCACACTCGTCATCCTCTGGCTCGGCGTGCGCCGCGGCATCGAGTGGGCGAACCGCGTCTTCATCCCGGCGCTGCTGGTGTTCTTCGGCATCCTCGTGGTCCGCGCGGTCACCCTGGACGGCGCGGGGGAGGGCCTGGACGCCCTCTTCAAGCCGGACTGGGGGGCGCTGGGCGAGGGCAGCGTGTGGGTCGCCGCGTACGGGCAGATCTTCTTCTCGCTGTCCATCGGCTTCGGCATCATGATCACGTACGCCTCGTACCTGGGCCGCAAGTCGGACCTGTCCGGCTCGGCGCTCGTCGCCGGCTTCGCCAACAGCTCGTTCGAGATCCTGGCCGGCATCGGCGTGTTCTCGGTGCTCGGCTTCATGGCCGCGCAGCAGGGCGTGGGCGTCAACGAGCTGGCGACCTCGGGCGTCGGGCTGGCGTTCGTGGCGTTCCCGGCGATCATCTCCAGCATGCCGGGGGGTGCGTTCTTCGGCGTGATGTTCTTCCTGTCGCTGGTGATCGCCGGCCTGACCTCGCTGGTGAGCATCGTGCAGGTGCAGGTCGCCGCGGTCGAGGACCGTACGGGTCTGTCCCGCAGGGCGGCCGTCGCGATCGTCGGCGGCGTGCTCACCGCGGTGTCGGTGCTGGCGTTCGCCAACGACGGCGGGCTCACGCTGCTCGACGCCGCCGACCACTTCATCAACCAGTACGGCATCGTGCTCGCCGGGCTCGTGTCGGTCGTCGTCGTGGCCTGGGTGCTGCGCCGGCTGCCGCTGCTCCAGCGGGACGCCAACGCCACGTCCGCGGTGCGGATGGGGCGGGTGTGGCTGGTGTGCCTGGGGCTCGTCACCCCGCTGGTGCTCGGCTGGATGATGGTCGACAGTCTGCGCACCGAGCTGGACGAGAACTACGGCGGCTACCCCGGCTCGTTCCTCGGCTGGGCCGGCTGGGGCGTCGCCGCCGGTGCGCTGCTCGTCGGCGTGCTGGCCGCGCTGGTCCCCTGGCGGCACCACGGCGACATCGGCGGCCGGGCGCCGGAGGCACGGCCCGTGGAGGACCTGGAACCGGCGAAGGAGGGCAACTGA
- the aceE gene encoding pyruvate dehydrogenase (acetyl-transferring), homodimeric type: MQSQLDQLPDRDPQETAEWRESLDAVVRHAGPDRAAQVLRRTVAHAGDAGLDVPSLLETPYVNTIPTAAEPELPGDPGLERRVAAWNRWNAAAMVTRGSRFGLGGHIATFASAAWLYETGFNHFFRGKDDPRAPGSGDQLYIQGHASPGIYARAFLDGRLTEAHLDRFRQEAAPGAVEGLPSYPHPRRLPWLWEFPTVSMGLGPISAIYQARFNRYLANRGIKDTSASHVWAFLGDGEMDEPESTAALALAAREQLDNLTFVINCNLQRLDGPVRANFKVVQELEAQFRGAGWNVVKSLWGSAWDELLALDTTGALARRLRAVPDAQFQTYATRDAAYIREHFFGAEPALAELAKLLSDDKILDCFHLSRGGHEPRKVYAAYRAAVAHEGAPTVILAQTVKGHTLGKGFESRNANHQMKKLTGAEFRDMRDLLELPIPDSALDGDLVPYAHPGPDSPEVRYLQERRAALGGPAPARRVHPAALPEPAAKPFDALKKGSGSQEIATTMAFVRLVKDLMRDKETGRRWVPVVPDEARTFGMESLFPSAGIYSPRGQNYDPVDRDQLLYYKEAANGQILNEGITEAGSLASFTAAATSYATHGEPMIPFYIFYAMFGFQRTGDQFWALADQLGRGFVVGATAGRTTMTGEGLQHADGHSPLLASTNPAALIYDPAFAYEVAVIVKDGLRRMYGEAAPGEDPDVFYYLTVYNEPKVQPPMPAGVEEGIVRGLYRYRTADSPAGSTAGAAAEDAPRAQVLASGTAIHWALDAQRLLAEDWGVAADVWSATSWSELRRDALSCDAAQLRGEDRVPYVTRALEDAPGPVLAVSDWMRQVPDQIAQWVPQEYTSLGTDGFGLSDTREAARRHFGVDPESIVVAVLDRLARRGEVKKETVAAAAAKYGLA; the protein is encoded by the coding sequence ATGCAGAGTCAGCTCGACCAGCTCCCCGACCGCGACCCGCAGGAGACCGCCGAGTGGCGGGAGTCCCTGGACGCGGTGGTGCGGCACGCCGGGCCCGACCGGGCCGCGCAGGTGCTGCGCCGTACCGTCGCGCACGCCGGGGACGCCGGTCTGGACGTGCCGTCATTGCTGGAGACGCCGTACGTCAACACCATCCCCACCGCCGCCGAGCCCGAGCTGCCCGGCGATCCCGGGCTGGAGCGGCGGGTCGCCGCGTGGAACCGGTGGAACGCCGCCGCCATGGTGACCCGCGGGTCCCGGTTCGGGCTCGGGGGGCACATCGCCACCTTCGCCTCCGCGGCCTGGCTCTACGAGACCGGCTTCAACCACTTCTTCCGCGGCAAGGACGACCCCCGCGCCCCCGGCTCCGGCGACCAGCTCTACATCCAGGGCCACGCCTCCCCCGGCATCTACGCCCGCGCCTTCCTCGACGGCCGGCTCACCGAGGCCCACCTCGACCGGTTCCGCCAGGAGGCCGCGCCCGGCGCCGTCGAGGGGCTGCCCTCGTACCCGCACCCGCGGCGGCTGCCGTGGCTGTGGGAGTTCCCGACCGTCTCCATGGGCCTCGGCCCGATCTCCGCGATCTACCAGGCGCGGTTCAACCGCTACCTCGCCAACCGCGGCATCAAGGACACCTCCGCCAGCCACGTGTGGGCCTTCCTCGGCGACGGCGAGATGGACGAGCCCGAGTCGACCGCCGCGCTCGCCCTCGCCGCCCGCGAGCAGCTCGACAACCTCACCTTCGTCATCAACTGCAACCTCCAGCGCCTCGACGGCCCCGTACGCGCCAACTTCAAGGTCGTACAGGAGCTGGAGGCCCAGTTCCGCGGCGCCGGCTGGAACGTCGTCAAGTCGCTCTGGGGCTCCGCCTGGGACGAGCTGCTCGCGCTCGACACCACCGGCGCGCTCGCCCGCCGACTGCGGGCCGTGCCGGACGCGCAGTTCCAGACCTACGCCACCCGCGACGCCGCGTACATCCGCGAGCACTTCTTCGGCGCCGAGCCCGCGCTCGCCGAACTGGCGAAGCTGCTCAGCGACGACAAGATCCTCGACTGCTTCCACCTCTCCCGCGGTGGTCACGAGCCGCGGAAGGTCTACGCCGCGTACCGTGCCGCCGTCGCGCACGAGGGCGCGCCGACCGTGATCCTGGCGCAGACCGTCAAGGGCCACACGCTCGGCAAGGGCTTCGAGTCGCGCAACGCCAACCACCAGATGAAGAAGCTGACCGGCGCCGAGTTCCGCGACATGCGTGACCTGCTGGAGCTGCCCATCCCGGACAGCGCGCTCGACGGCGACCTCGTGCCGTACGCGCACCCCGGCCCCGACTCCCCCGAGGTGCGCTACCTCCAGGAGCGCCGCGCCGCCCTCGGCGGCCCCGCGCCGGCCCGCCGGGTGCACCCGGCGGCGCTGCCGGAGCCGGCGGCGAAGCCGTTCGACGCGCTCAAGAAGGGCTCCGGCAGCCAGGAGATCGCGACGACGATGGCGTTCGTCCGCCTGGTCAAGGACCTCATGCGGGACAAGGAGACCGGTCGCCGCTGGGTGCCGGTGGTGCCGGACGAGGCCCGTACCTTCGGCATGGAGTCGCTCTTCCCGAGCGCCGGGATCTACTCCCCGCGCGGGCAGAACTACGACCCAGTCGACCGCGACCAGCTCCTGTACTACAAGGAGGCGGCGAACGGGCAGATCCTCAACGAGGGCATCACGGAGGCCGGTTCGCTGGCGTCCTTCACGGCCGCGGCCACGTCGTACGCGACGCACGGCGAGCCGATGATCCCCTTCTACATCTTCTACGCGATGTTCGGCTTCCAGCGCACCGGCGACCAGTTCTGGGCGCTCGCCGACCAGTTGGGCCGCGGCTTCGTCGTCGGCGCCACCGCGGGCCGCACCACCATGACCGGCGAGGGCCTGCAGCACGCCGACGGCCACTCCCCGCTGCTCGCCTCCACCAACCCCGCGGCGCTGATCTACGACCCGGCGTTCGCGTACGAGGTGGCGGTCATCGTCAAGGACGGGCTGCGCCGCATGTACGGCGAGGCCGCCCCCGGCGAGGACCCGGACGTCTTCTACTACCTCACCGTCTACAACGAGCCGAAGGTCCAGCCCCCGATGCCCGCGGGCGTCGAGGAGGGCATCGTCCGCGGCCTCTACCGCTACCGGACCGCCGACTCCCCCGCCGGCTCCACTGCCGGGGCCGCCGCCGAGGACGCCCCGCGCGCCCAGGTGCTCGCCTCCGGCACCGCCATCCACTGGGCGCTCGACGCCCAGCGACTGCTCGCCGAGGACTGGGGTGTCGCGGCCGACGTCTGGTCCGCCACCTCCTGGAGCGAGCTGCGCCGTGACGCCCTGTCCTGTGACGCGGCGCAGCTTCGCGGCGAGGACCGGGTCCCCTACGTCACCCGTGCTCTGGAAGACGCACCGGGCCCGGTTCTCGCCGTCAGCGACTGGATGCGGCAGGTGCCCGACCAGATCGCGCAGTGGGTCCCGCAGGAGTACACCTCGCTGGGCACGGACGGCTTCGGCCTCTCCGACACCCGCGAGGCGGCCCGCCGGCACTTCGGGGTCGACCCGGAGTCGATCGTGGTGGCGGTGCTGGACCGGCTGGCGCGGCGAGGCGAGGTGAAGAAGGAGACGGTCGCGGCGGCGGCGGCGAAGTACGGGCTGGCCTGA
- a CDS encoding GntR family transcriptional regulator: MPPTVVHPSLREQIREHIVEGVVSGRWKPGERIVERRIAVELEVSQTPVREALRELESMRLIESAPNKGVRVRDLTAADLEEIYPVRAGLEQIAAELAAPRLATDVSALEPHVAALREADAKGDGGAQVRHTVAFHRELVRASGNSVLLHTWESLGIEIYTSLAIRWLGTRQQSYAEEHAEIVEAFRRRDPAIAELVKSHVLGCAPA; the protein is encoded by the coding sequence ATGCCCCCTACCGTCGTCCATCCGTCGCTGCGCGAGCAGATCCGCGAGCACATCGTGGAGGGCGTCGTCAGCGGCCGGTGGAAGCCGGGCGAGCGGATCGTGGAGCGGCGGATCGCGGTCGAGCTGGAGGTCAGCCAGACGCCGGTGCGCGAGGCGCTGCGCGAGCTGGAGAGCATGCGGCTGATCGAGTCGGCGCCGAACAAGGGCGTACGGGTCCGCGACCTGACGGCGGCGGATCTGGAGGAGATCTATCCGGTACGGGCCGGCCTGGAGCAGATCGCGGCGGAGCTGGCGGCACCGCGGCTGGCGACGGACGTCTCGGCGCTGGAGCCGCACGTGGCGGCGCTGCGGGAGGCGGACGCGAAGGGGGACGGCGGGGCGCAGGTCAGGCACACGGTGGCGTTCCACCGGGAGCTGGTGCGCGCGTCGGGCAACAGCGTGCTGCTGCACACGTGGGAGTCGCTGGGGATCGAGATCTACACGTCGCTGGCGATCCGCTGGCTGGGCACGCGCCAGCAGTCGTACGCGGAGGAGCACGCGGAGATCGTGGAAGCCTTCCGCCGCCGCGACCCGGCCATCGCAGAACTGGTCAAATCCCACGTCCTGGGCTGCGCCCCCGCGTAA